The following are from one region of the Ignavibacteria bacterium genome:
- a CDS encoding histidinol-phosphatase, giving the protein MELKEALKHLEEISFYFELKGENVFKINAFNSAIRNLSQFNKTLNEGLSDGSIAKIKGVGKSIVSILNELNSKGEAQVLNELREEFPYTLYELTAIPGLGAKKIKKLYDSLKISSFEELEQSCIENRLIKISGFGEKSQNSILQSIERIRTYKGQMLMHKALAYSTEFEEKYLKKYADKYSITGELRRSCEIISAIEFLVVPKGDLIKILKKDFEFESESAEKVELYNGKIMIALHFSDIENFYYKLFLTTGSDVFIEKYTSELLKGEKFNSEEQIFTNAGVKFIIPQLRDNINIAIRDYDFAEQSDLKGLLHVHSNYSDGVNSLEEVQLHSEKLGYEYVLICDHSKSAVYANGLSEDRVKIQWNEIDELNKKNKTVRLLKGIECDILADGTLDYSDDFLSKFDCVIASVHSRFNISEKEMTDRICKSLENKHVKILGHLTGRLLLSREAYKVDVIKVIETAAKFQKVIELNCDPHRLDLDWRWHQYAISKGVRIAICPDAHNLKGFDNILFGLEIAKKGGLEKKNVINTDNAELFIKKYCN; this is encoded by the coding sequence ATGGAATTAAAAGAAGCATTAAAACATTTAGAAGAGATCAGTTTTTATTTTGAGTTGAAAGGCGAGAATGTATTTAAAATTAATGCATTTAATTCTGCGATCAGAAACCTATCGCAGTTTAATAAAACTTTGAATGAAGGTTTGAGTGATGGCTCAATCGCAAAGATAAAAGGTGTTGGAAAATCAATCGTCTCTATTCTTAATGAATTAAATTCGAAAGGTGAAGCACAAGTACTGAATGAGTTACGTGAAGAATTTCCCTATACTCTTTATGAACTGACAGCAATTCCGGGACTCGGAGCAAAAAAAATCAAGAAACTTTATGATAGCCTTAAGATCAGCTCGTTTGAGGAACTTGAACAGTCGTGTATTGAAAATCGATTAATAAAAATTTCTGGATTTGGAGAAAAATCTCAAAATTCAATCCTTCAAAGTATTGAGAGAATCCGCACCTATAAGGGACAGATGCTGATGCATAAAGCGTTGGCTTACTCAACTGAATTTGAAGAGAAGTATCTTAAAAAATATGCCGATAAATATTCCATTACTGGGGAATTAAGAAGATCATGTGAGATAATCTCGGCAATAGAGTTTCTGGTTGTCCCTAAAGGTGACCTTATAAAAATTCTTAAAAAGGATTTTGAGTTTGAGTCAGAATCTGCCGAAAAAGTTGAACTGTATAATGGGAAGATAATGATTGCACTACATTTTTCTGACATAGAGAATTTTTATTATAAACTGTTTTTAACAACAGGTTCAGACGTGTTCATAGAGAAGTATACTAGTGAATTATTAAAGGGTGAGAAGTTTAATTCCGAAGAACAAATATTTACAAATGCGGGAGTAAAATTTATTATTCCTCAATTGAGAGATAATATAAATATTGCAATTCGGGATTATGATTTCGCTGAACAATCAGATTTAAAAGGATTATTGCATGTTCATTCCAATTATTCAGATGGAGTGAATTCACTTGAGGAAGTTCAACTTCATTCTGAAAAACTAGGTTATGAATATGTCTTAATTTGCGACCATTCAAAATCTGCTGTGTATGCCAATGGATTAAGTGAAGACCGAGTGAAAATACAGTGGAATGAGATTGACGAGTTAAATAAAAAAAATAAAACAGTTAGACTCTTAAAAGGAATTGAGTGTGATATCCTTGCTGACGGAACTCTTGATTACAGCGATGACTTCCTCAGTAAATTCGATTGTGTGATTGCTTCCGTGCATTCACGATTTAATATTTCTGAAAAAGAAATGACGGATAGAATCTGCAAATCGCTTGAGAATAAACATGTTAAAATTCTTGGGCACTTAACCGGAAGACTTCTCTTAAGCCGAGAAGCATATAAAGTTGACGTAATAAAAGTAATAGAGACTGCAGCTAAATTTCAAAAAGTCATTGAATTAAATTGCGATCCTCATCGGTTGGATCTCGATTGGCGATGGCATCAGTACGCAATTTCAAAGGGAGTCAGAATTGCAATTTGTCCCGATGCTCATAATTTGAAAGGATTTGATAATATTTTGTTCGGTCTGGAAATCGCAAAAAAGGGAGGACTTGAGAAGAAGAACGTAATCAATACTGATAATGCAGAATTGTTTATTAAGAAATATTGTAATTAA
- a CDS encoding adenine phosphoribosyltransferase, with the protein MNLQDHIRNVPDFPKKGIMFRDITTLLKEKTAFKETGMRLFSRFSHLQVDKIVGIESRGFIFGALLAEKLDAGFVPVRKPKKLPAETISESYSLEYGTDTLEIHKDAILPGEKVLIHDDLLATGGTAEAVVKMVEKLGGEVVGVLFLVELAFLKGREKLKKYKVESLVEYDSE; encoded by the coding sequence ATGAACCTTCAAGATCACATTAGAAATGTACCCGATTTTCCAAAAAAGGGAATCATGTTCAGAGATATCACAACATTGCTGAAAGAAAAAACTGCATTCAAGGAAACTGGTATGAGGTTATTTAGCAGATTTTCTCACCTGCAAGTTGATAAAATTGTTGGGATTGAATCTCGCGGATTTATTTTCGGCGCATTGCTCGCTGAAAAATTAGATGCGGGATTTGTCCCGGTTAGAAAGCCAAAAAAACTACCTGCTGAGACCATCTCTGAAAGTTACTCCCTCGAATATGGAACAGATACACTTGAAATTCACAAAGATGCAATTCTACCAGGCGAGAAAGTACTTATCCACGATGATTTGCTTGCAACCGGTGGTACAGCAGAAGCGGTCGTAAAGATGGTGGAAAAACTTGGCGGCGAAGTTGTCGGAGTTTTATTTTTAGTCGAACTGGCTTTCCTCAAAGGAAGAGAAAAATTAAAAAAATATAAAGTGGAATCACTTGTAGAGTATGATTCTGAATAA
- a CDS encoding tRNA dihydrouridine synthase DusB: ESIKIFDVAKMVEQVGAKAITIHCRTRSQGHKGDPDWNWIPRVKEMVNIPVILNGGVLGPEDAERAFNETDCDAVMIARGAIANPWIFAQTKQLLLTGKYDDEVSIYQRIDLMVEHLRLSCESKGERRGVLEFRKYYSGYLKGFYNSAKLRSELMSFLTIKDVVEHLEAFRSIIQQNYDQFDQNKQQVLNP, encoded by the coding sequence TTGAAAGCATAAAAATTTTCGATGTCGCTAAAATGGTTGAACAAGTAGGTGCGAAAGCAATTACCATTCACTGCCGTACGAGATCGCAAGGGCACAAAGGTGATCCAGATTGGAATTGGATTCCGCGTGTTAAAGAAATGGTGAACATTCCAGTAATTTTGAATGGTGGTGTTCTCGGACCTGAAGATGCGGAACGCGCTTTTAACGAAACTGATTGTGATGCTGTTATGATTGCACGTGGAGCGATTGCAAATCCATGGATATTTGCACAAACGAAGCAACTGCTCTTAACAGGTAAATACGACGATGAAGTATCAATTTATCAACGAATTGATTTGATGGTTGAGCATTTGAGACTCTCGTGCGAGAGTAAAGGAGAACGTAGAGGTGTACTTGAATTCAGAAAATATTATTCCGGCTATCTTAAGGGATTTTATAATTCGGCAAAACTTCGATCTGAATTAATGTCATTTCTCACGATAAAAGATGTTGTCGAACACCTTGAAGCGTTCAGATCAATTATTCAACAGAATTATGACCAATTTGATCAAAATAAACAACAAGTACTCAATCCATGA